A single Lactuca sativa cultivar Salinas chromosome 8, Lsat_Salinas_v11, whole genome shotgun sequence DNA region contains:
- the LOC128127730 gene encoding protein FAR1-RELATED SEQUENCE 5-like: protein MWRPNGNILNDDGFENMTTTSSFSTKRVFESRDELMEWVQNIAFSLGSYIKQYDGWTLRVICDQHNHPLAQYMEGHAFARRLKEHEKQLVADLTNLNVTLHDILSIIKERDENNVSTLKTIYNERLKLRSSRNYGKTPMQVLMEMLNEKHFVTDFSVNSISNELENLFFIHPRLLNIWKAFPHVLIIDATYKTNKYGMPFVQIVGTTSTNKTFSIAFAFIVNEKEDNYNWVLTCLKSTLEKCMHPHVIATDRESALMNACQQVFPGATRLLCR, encoded by the exons ATGTGGAGACCCAACGGAAATATTTTAAATGATGACGGCTTTGAGAACATGACGACGACATCATCGTTTTCTACCAAGCGG GTGTTTGAGTCTCGTGATGAGTTGATGGAATGGGTGCAAAACATTGCATTCTCTCTTG GTTCGTATATCAAACAATATGACGGTTGGACCCTCAGGGTGATATGTGATCAACATAACCATCCACTTGCACAATATATGGAGGGACATGCTTTTGCTAGGCGGTTGAAAGAACACGAGAAACAATTGGTAGCTGACTTGACAAATCTAAATGTTACACTACATGACATACTCTCGATAATAAAGGAGCGCGACGAGAATAATGTGTCTACACTAAAAACCATATACAATGAGCGTCTTAAGCTTCGCTCGTCTCGGAATTACGGAAAAACTCCAATGCAG GTTCTAATGGAAATGTTGAACGAGAAACATTTTGTTACGGATTTCTCGGTAAACAGTATTTCAAATGAATTGGAAAATCTTTTCTTCATTCATCCACGGTTGTTGAATATATGGAAGGCATTTCCACACGTTTTGATTATAGATGCAACATACAAGACCAACAAATATGGTATGCCTTTTGTTCAGATTGTTGGCACAACTTCAACCAACAAGACATTTAGCATAGCTTTTGCCTTTATCGTTAATGAAAAGGAGGATAACTATAATTGGGTGTTAACGTGTCTAAAGTCCACACTAGAGAAGTGCATGCACCCACATGTTATAGCCACAGACAGGGAATCGGCACTGATGAACGCATGTCAACAAGTTTTCCCCGGTGCCACTCGGTTACTTTGTAGATGA